In Candidatus Caccoplasma merdavium, a single window of DNA contains:
- a CDS encoding Lrp/AsnC ligand binding domain-containing protein: protein MGHHQLDNLDYKILRLIASNARIPFLEVARECNVSGAAIHQRVQKLTNLGIIKGSEFTLDSNRIGFETCAYIGVYLQSPGQFKEVIDKLQHIPEVVECHYTTGQYDMFLKIYARNNNHLLQIIHTKLQPLGLARTESIISFKEAFRRQLPIENLSSYERADNYSEPIEESDKTPDEEPVKKKRGRKSNADM from the coding sequence ATTATAAAATTTTGAGACTTATCGCATCGAACGCGCGCATTCCGTTCTTGGAAGTGGCTCGTGAATGCAATGTATCGGGAGCAGCCATACACCAACGCGTGCAAAAACTGACCAATCTCGGCATCATCAAAGGGTCGGAATTTACCCTCGACTCCAACCGAATCGGCTTCGAGACGTGCGCCTACATCGGTGTGTACCTGCAATCTCCGGGTCAATTCAAAGAGGTCATCGATAAATTGCAACATATTCCCGAAGTCGTAGAATGCCACTATACCACCGGTCAATATGATATGTTCTTGAAAATATACGCCCGCAACAACAACCACCTGTTGCAAATTATCCACACCAAACTGCAACCGCTGGGGCTGGCGCGTACCGAATCGATTATCTCCTTCAAAGAAGCGTTCCGCCGCCAACTTCCCATCGAGAATCTTTCTTCCTACGAAAGAGCCGACAATTACAGCGAGCCTATCGAGGAATCGGACAAGACTCCCGATGAAGAACCGGTAAAAAAGAAAAGAGGCAGAAAAAG